One Amycolatopsis sp. NBC_00355 genomic window carries:
- a CDS encoding NUDIX hydrolase: MSLHADAVATLVSWRPAEPSQESLRQAFLGFLAAREDTCSRSCEAGHLTASAVLLDHTGTRVLLTLHPRVGRWLQLGGHCEPSDVSVADAALREATEESGIAGLRIGAAPVHLDVHPITCSLGVPTRHFDVRYAVHAPPGAEPVRSDESDDLRWWPVDALPAGSEDLADLVKAAVSVGAGH, encoded by the coding sequence CCGGCCGAGCCTTCCCAGGAGTCGCTGCGCCAGGCGTTCCTCGGGTTCCTCGCGGCGCGGGAGGACACCTGCAGCCGCTCGTGCGAGGCCGGGCACCTGACGGCGTCCGCGGTGCTGCTGGACCACACCGGCACGCGGGTGCTGCTCACGCTGCACCCGCGCGTCGGGCGGTGGCTGCAGCTCGGCGGGCACTGCGAACCTTCCGACGTGTCCGTGGCCGACGCGGCGCTGCGGGAGGCGACCGAGGAGTCCGGCATCGCCGGCCTGCGGATCGGGGCCGCGCCGGTGCACCTGGACGTCCACCCGATCACCTGCTCGCTGGGGGTGCCCACGCGGCACTTCGACGTCCGCTACGCCGTGCACGCGCCGCCGGGCGCGGAGCCGGTGCGCAGCGACGAGTCCGACGACCTGCGGTGGTGGCCGGTGGACGCGCTCCCGGCCGGCTCCGAAGATCTCGCCGATCTGGTGAAAGCGGCCGTTTCCGTCGGTGCCGGGCACTAG
- a CDS encoding DNA-3-methyladenine glycosylase family protein: MFWRPAFEVDLGRVLGPLKRGRGSLNILTDERGITWLASNTPDGPGTLALRKLTDGRIEAAAWGDGADRLLSGVPALLGADDDDSGFVAHHDVVARARRENPGLRLGSTGFVWDWLVLAVLEQKVTGKEAIRSWAELCRRFGERAPGPSPDRLRVPPTPVALRSLHDWHWHRAGVDIKRRTALLNAARVAHHLERAVELRGREGRLLLRHVPGIGVWTAAEIAQRAWGDPDAVSFGDYNIPSMVGHALLGEKLDDEGMAELLVPYAPQRQRAVRYLEAAGHRRPRFGPRIELREYRAM, translated from the coding sequence ATGTTCTGGCGTCCCGCGTTCGAAGTCGACCTGGGCCGGGTCCTGGGTCCGCTGAAGCGCGGGCGCGGATCGCTCAACATCCTCACCGACGAGCGCGGCATCACCTGGCTCGCGTCGAACACGCCGGACGGCCCCGGCACGCTCGCCCTGCGCAAGCTCACCGACGGCCGGATCGAGGCCGCGGCCTGGGGCGACGGCGCGGACCGGCTGCTCAGCGGCGTCCCGGCGCTGCTCGGCGCGGACGACGACGACAGCGGGTTCGTCGCGCACCACGACGTCGTCGCGCGGGCCCGGCGGGAGAACCCCGGCCTGCGGCTCGGCTCGACCGGGTTCGTGTGGGACTGGCTGGTGCTCGCCGTGCTGGAGCAGAAGGTGACCGGCAAGGAGGCGATCCGGTCGTGGGCGGAGCTGTGCCGCCGGTTCGGCGAGCGGGCGCCCGGGCCGAGCCCGGACCGGCTGCGCGTGCCGCCGACGCCGGTGGCGCTGCGGTCGTTGCACGACTGGCACTGGCACCGCGCGGGCGTCGACATCAAGCGCCGGACGGCGCTGCTCAACGCCGCCCGCGTCGCGCACCACCTGGAACGGGCGGTGGAGCTGCGCGGCCGCGAAGGCCGGCTGCTGCTGCGGCACGTGCCGGGCATCGGCGTCTGGACGGCCGCCGAGATCGCGCAGCGCGCGTGGGGCGACCCGGACGCGGTGAGCTTCGGCGACTACAACATCCCGTCGATGGTGGGGCACGCGCTGCTGGGCGAAAAGCTCGACGACGAAGGGATGGCGGAACTGCTGGTCCCGTACGCGCCCCAACGCCAACGGGCCGTCCGCTACCTCGAGGCGGCCGGCCACCGCCGTCCCCGCTTCGGCCCCCGCATCGAACTACGCGAATACCGCGCCATGTGA
- a CDS encoding NDP-sugar synthase, whose translation MTSEVRTDAVDAVVLVGGKGTRLRPLTLSAPKPMLPTAGTPYLSHLFSRIREAGIRHVVLGTSYRAEVFEEYFGDGKAIGLELEYVVEEEPLDTAGAIRNVYDKLRADHVIVFNGDIISGSDLGEQLRVHHDTGADVTLHLQRVPDPSRFGSVPTDETGRVQAFLEKTPNPPTDQINAGCYVFRRPVIESIPTGRRVSVERETFPGLLERGAHIHGFVDASYWLDVGTPEAFVRGSADLVRGIAPTSALPGRTGEFLVLDGASVAEDAELSGGSTIGVAAVVGSGAKIDGSVLFDGAAVSEGAIVENSVLGHGARVGAGAVLRGVVLGDGVSVGAGCELLDGARIWPDTVLPDGSVRFSSDA comes from the coding sequence GTGACGTCCGAGGTCCGAACCGATGCCGTCGACGCCGTCGTGCTGGTCGGGGGCAAAGGCACCCGGCTGCGGCCGCTCACCCTGTCGGCGCCCAAGCCGATGCTCCCGACCGCCGGGACGCCCTACCTGAGCCACCTGTTCTCCCGCATCCGCGAGGCCGGGATCCGGCACGTCGTGCTGGGGACGAGCTACCGCGCGGAGGTGTTCGAGGAGTACTTCGGCGACGGCAAGGCGATCGGGCTGGAGCTGGAGTACGTCGTCGAGGAGGAGCCGCTCGACACCGCGGGCGCGATCCGCAACGTCTACGACAAGCTGCGTGCCGACCACGTGATCGTCTTCAACGGCGACATCATCTCCGGCTCGGACCTCGGCGAGCAGCTGCGCGTGCACCACGACACCGGCGCCGACGTCACGCTGCACCTGCAGCGTGTCCCGGACCCGAGCCGGTTCGGGTCGGTGCCGACCGACGAAACCGGCCGGGTGCAGGCCTTCCTCGAGAAGACGCCGAACCCGCCGACCGACCAGATCAACGCCGGTTGTTACGTCTTCCGCCGCCCGGTGATCGAGTCGATCCCGACCGGGCGCCGCGTCTCGGTGGAGCGCGAGACGTTCCCCGGCCTGCTGGAGCGGGGCGCGCACATCCACGGGTTCGTCGACGCGTCCTACTGGCTGGACGTCGGCACGCCCGAAGCGTTCGTCCGCGGCTCGGCCGACCTGGTGCGGGGCATCGCGCCGACGTCGGCGCTGCCCGGCCGGACCGGCGAGTTCCTGGTCCTCGACGGCGCTTCGGTGGCCGAGGACGCCGAGCTGTCCGGTGGTTCGACCATCGGCGTCGCCGCCGTCGTCGGCTCGGGTGCGAAGATCGACGGCTCGGTCCTGTTCGACGGCGCGGCCGTCTCCGAAGGCGCGATCGTCGAGAACTCGGTGCTCGGGCACGGCGCGCGGGTCGGCGCCGGCGCGGTGCTGCGCGGCGTGGTGCTGGGCGACGGCGTGTCCGTCGGCGCCGGCTGCGAACTGCTCGACGGCGCCCGGATCTGGCCCGACACCGTGCTGCCCGACGGTTCCGTCCGCTTCTCGAGCGACGCGTAG
- a CDS encoding GntR family transcriptional regulator, with protein sequence MSPIVPFDSASPVPPFEQVRAGLAARINDRSLAVGTKLPTVRQLAVDLGIAPNTVARAYRELEEAGLIETRGRAGSFVGASGDQTRRRAQQAAAEYAAVTRRLGLDATEALSIVRAALDEGNG encoded by the coding sequence GTGAGCCCGATCGTCCCCTTCGACAGCGCGTCCCCGGTGCCGCCGTTCGAGCAGGTGCGCGCCGGGCTCGCGGCGCGGATCAACGACCGCTCGCTGGCCGTCGGCACGAAGCTGCCCACCGTGCGGCAGCTGGCCGTCGACCTCGGCATCGCGCCGAACACGGTCGCGCGGGCCTACCGGGAGCTGGAAGAGGCCGGGCTGATCGAAACCCGCGGCCGCGCGGGCAGCTTCGTCGGCGCGTCCGGCGACCAGACCCGCCGCCGGGCCCAGCAGGCCGCGGCCGAGTACGCGGCGGTCACCCGTAGGCTCGGCCTGGACGCAACCGAGGCGCTGTCGATCGTCCGCGCCGCGCTCGACGAAGGGAACGGCTGA